Part of the Rhodococcus sp. OK302 genome is shown below.
GGTAGTCGTAGATCTCCGGTTGCAGCGGGTACAGGCGGGTCCAGTTGGGATTTGGGGCAAACGAGAAGGAATACAGAATGGACGGGATATCGCACTGTGCGCCAGGGTAGGTGTTGACCTGCCACGTTCCGCCGGGTTCTTGGGCACGTTCGAGGATGACGAAGTCGTCGATCCCAGCCTGTGTGAGGCGAACAGCAGTGCCGATCCCGCCGAAGCCGGCTCCGATGACAACCACTCGGGTGCGGCGAGTTCTCGAGTCATCTCGAGGAGTGGCTTGCTTCGAGGTTGTGTCGATCTCAACCATGTGTGACGCCTCCTGATTGGTGCGCGAACAACTGAACGAAGAGTAAGTCTGACATCAGGTGATGTCAACAGCGGTTGATGTCAGAATTGGAATTGTTGACAGATGGTGATGTCAGTTATGGAATGGATAACCTGAGGCCCTGGCTATCGCGCCGGAGTGAGAACATGGAGACATGACGGACACCGAGACTGCACGCAGTGGCCCGAGACGGTGGCGTGGTCTGGAACCGGAAGATCGACGCGCTGCGCGGCGTGCTCAGCTGATCGAAGCCGGAATGCAGATTATGGGCACCGAAGGCGCTGCTGCGGCCACCATGCGCGCGACGTGCCGCGAAGCTGCGCTGACCGAGCGGTACTTCTACGAGAGCTTCGGTAGCCGGGACGAACTGCTGGTCGCGGTACTCGACGAGGTTGTTCTCGGCGCGCGAGACACAATTCTGGCCGCCCTCGAAACCGCACCCGTCGAACCACCCTTGCTGATTCGACATGTTGTCAAGGCCTTTACCGCCTACGTCACCAAGGACCCGCGGCGCGGCCGCATCATGTTTGTCGAATCCCAGGCCGAACCTGCCCTGTGGGACCGTGGCCGGGAATTGATGGCAGAGTTCACCAACCCGATTTCCTTCGCGCTCGAAGCGATGTACGGCGGCGAGAAGCGCGATGCCGTCAACTCCGAACTCAACTCGGTCGGACTGTTCGGGGCACTCGCGTTCATCTATCAGGCGCACACTCAGTCCTCCAAGATCTCGCGCAAGCGTCTGGTGGAGCACATCTCGCTGATGATCGAGGCGCAGGCGAGGGTGAACAGCACTCCGGCGGGCAAGGCGTGACCGGAAAACGGCTTGGCCCGCAAGACCGGCGCGAACAGATCATTGTCAGCGCCGCAGAGGTTTTCGAGAACAAGTCGTACGCCGACGTGTCGATGACGGAGTTGGCCAAGGCTGCCGGCGTCGGACGTCCACTCCTCAATCACTATTTCGGCTCCAAACGTGACCTCTACCTGGACGTCGTACGACGGTTTGTCTTCATCCCCGAATTGGCGGTCGAACGCCTTCCTGGCTCCACAAGTGCCGAGAAGCGCGTCGATGCCGTGATCGATCGCTGGCTCGACGTTGCCGGGCGGCACCGCGGCATGTGGATGTCCACGGTCATGTCCGACGATCTTCGACGTGACCCGGAAATGGACCAGATTCTGCAGGATGCGGATTCTGTTGCGGCGCAGCGTATGATGGATGCCCTTGATCTGCGGCCGAGTGGCGAAGATGCGGCTAAGGTTCACGCTGCCATCGTCGCGTACGGCGGACTGGCAAAGGCTGCCAGCAAGCAGTGGCTTGTCACCGGGTTGCTGGAGCGTGAACAAGTGCACACGTTGTTGGTGGTCAGCTTGCTTGCCATCGTCCGCGACGTAATCCCCACTCTGGCAACGGATAATGGGGCTACAACGACCTCGCGATGAGATCCTTCATCGTCTCGTTCGATCCGGCGTAGATCCGGGAGATGCGTGCGTCGGCGTACATCTGCGCGATGGGGTATTCGAGAATGTAGCCGTATCCACCATGCAATTGGACGCATCGGTCGATTACCGCGCACTGCTGATCGGTGAGCCAGTACTTGGCCATGGCTGCGGTTGACGCGTCGAGTTGCCCGACAAGGTATTTGGCTATGCAATCGTCGATGAATGTTCGGGAGATCTTGGCGATTGCTGCGCATTCAGCTAGCTCGAACCTGGTGTTCTGAAGGTCGAAGAGTGTTTGCCCGAACATGTTTCGGGACTTGGTGTACTCGATGGTCAGTGCCAGAGCGCGTTCGATCGCAGCGGTGGCGGCCACGCCGCAGATCAGGCGCTCCGGTAGCAACTGCTGCATCAACTGCACAAATCCTGCGCCCTCACGGTCGCCGAGGAGGTTGGTTGCCGGGACGCGAAGTTGGTCGAAGAACAGTTCGGTGGTGTCCTGGCCCTTCTGTCCGACCTTCTCGAGAATCCGGCCTCGTTCGAAACCTGTTGTGTTGTCATCGACCTCGGCCACGATCAGCGACACTCCACGGGCTCCGAGCGTCGGATCGGTTTTGGCGGCAATGATCACCAGATCGCAGTTCCGCCCGTTCGAGATGAATGTCTTTGCGCCGCTGATCAGGTAGTCGTCGCCGTCGCGGACGGCCCGGGTGGTGATGTTCTGCAGGTCCGAGCCGGTGCCGGGTTCCGTCATCGCGATGGCGCCGACCCACTCGCCGCTCGCCAGTTTGGGTAGCCAGTGCAGTTTTTGTTCATGGGTGCCGTAGGCATTGAGGTAGTGGGGAACGATTCCCGAGTGCACGCCGAGTTGGAGTGAGTGGTCACCGGCCATTACCTGCTGGTGGAACAACACGGCGTCGTGTGCAAACGTGCCGCCGCCACCGCCGTACTCGGTGGGAATGGACATGCTTGCCAGGCCCAGGGTTCCGAGTTCCCGATACACCGACTTGTCGGGAAATCCTTGATCGGCAAATCGCTTCTGATGTGGCGTCACATGCTTGTCGAAGAAGTTTTGTGCCAGTTCGGCGACCGCGGCCAGTTCGTCGTCCATCCACGGTGAACGGAATTCGTCCGTGCGGGTTGCTGTGGATCCTTGCGTCATCGTCGTTCTCCCGGTCGGTGCAGTGCGACCCGTACGTGGGACGCTCCATCAATCATCCACACTGTTGACGAAGTGTCAATAAGCCGCACGTGGCTGGACCCGCTGCGCGGTGGGCTGTACCGCAGGACAAGAATGGGATGACACAGATAGGGATGCTCACCATTCGAGATACGACGGCACGAAGGACAGATAGTGGACCCCGATGAAGTACGACCAGGGGTTGCCGCAGTGCCAGTGCCACGTCCGGCCCGCAGCGTCCTGTTCGGACTACCACCGGTCGGAAACAGATTTCCCGGAGCAGTCCGAGTAGCGCTTGCCCTGGCGATACCGGCGACCATCGCGACACTCTTGGGCTACGGCTCCTCGTCACTGCTGGTCGGCTTGGGAGCCTTCGCGTCGATCTACGGCGAGGGCCGCCCGTATCGGAGCCGATGGAAGGCAGTCGGTATCGCAGCCTTGGCGCTGACGGCGCTCTCGTTCATCGGCGCCTCGGTAGGCGAACCCGTTCATCGTGCGATTTCGGAGGGATCATCGGAAACTCTTCTGGTGCTCGTCGTTCTTGTCATGGCTGTCGTCGTGTCGACGTGTGCGTTCACCGTTGACGCACTTCGGCTGGGGCCACCGGGAGCGTTCTTTCTGCTTCTGACGACCGAGATCAGTTCGGTTATTGCGACGCCCGGGCAACCGCCCCGGGAAGTTGCCTTGTGGACTGCGGTGGGTGGCGCGAGTGCGCTGGCTGTGTCCATGGCGGGAATCCTGTGGGCGCCCCGAGCAGTGGAGAAGAACGCTGTCCGAGCCGCTGTTGCCGCCGTCGAAGAGTACGTTGCCGCACAACCGAATTACCGCCCGCCGGAGTCGGTGAGGGACAAGCGTCACGCGGCAGCACTGCGACTGCACGACGCCTGGCAGTGCTTGTACCGCGGCGGAATCGTCGGGACGGAGCACCCTCTCGCTCGCGAACTGGAACGCGCCCAGATAGTGATGGCGAGGACTATCTCCAGCGATCATGATCCGGAGTTGCTGACGGACCCCGCATTCGACGTCGACGACATCGGAGCGCACCCGCCGTTGCCGGATCCGAAAATTCGATACAGATTCTTGCGAGCGTGTAATCCGTCGAGTCGTGCGACGATAACCGCTCTGCGTTTGTTGGTGGCCTGTACCGTCGCCGGCAGCCTGACGGTTCTGCTCGGAATCGACAGGCCGGACTGGGCTGTGATCGCTGCGGCGATGGTTCTTCATCAAGGACCGGATCGAATTCTGGGAACGTATCGCGGCATTCACCGGATCGGCGGGACCATTCTGGGACTACTGGTGCTCGGCGCGGTGTATTTGTGGAGTCCGACGGGCCTCGTGCTCGTCGCGGTACTCGCGGTTCTCATGCTGGGTATCGAGATGTTTCTCGTGCGAAACTATGGCGTCGCAGTCATTTTCATCACCCCGATGGCCATTCTTCTCGGTGCGGCCGGTGGTGCTCACGGAACAGTTGAGCACTTGATCCTGAGTCGAATGCTGGAAACTGCCGTCGGAGTAGCGGTGGCGTT
Proteins encoded:
- a CDS encoding acyl-CoA dehydrogenase family protein produces the protein MTQGSTATRTDEFRSPWMDDELAAVAELAQNFFDKHVTPHQKRFADQGFPDKSVYRELGTLGLASMSIPTEYGGGGGTFAHDAVLFHQQVMAGDHSLQLGVHSGIVPHYLNAYGTHEQKLHWLPKLASGEWVGAIAMTEPGTGSDLQNITTRAVRDGDDYLISGAKTFISNGRNCDLVIIAAKTDPTLGARGVSLIVAEVDDNTTGFERGRILEKVGQKGQDTTELFFDQLRVPATNLLGDREGAGFVQLMQQLLPERLICGVAATAAIERALALTIEYTKSRNMFGQTLFDLQNTRFELAECAAIAKISRTFIDDCIAKYLVGQLDASTAAMAKYWLTDQQCAVIDRCVQLHGGYGYILEYPIAQMYADARISRIYAGSNETMKDLIARSL
- a CDS encoding FUSC family protein, whose product is MPVPRPARSVLFGLPPVGNRFPGAVRVALALAIPATIATLLGYGSSSLLVGLGAFASIYGEGRPYRSRWKAVGIAALALTALSFIGASVGEPVHRAISEGSSETLLVLVVLVMAVVVSTCAFTVDALRLGPPGAFFLLLTTEISSVIATPGQPPREVALWTAVGGASALAVSMAGILWAPRAVEKNAVRAAVAAVEEYVAAQPNYRPPESVRDKRHAAALRLHDAWQCLYRGGIVGTEHPLARELERAQIVMARTISSDHDPELLTDPAFDVDDIGAHPPLPDPKIRYRFLRACNPSSRATITALRLLVACTVAGSLTVLLGIDRPDWAVIAAAMVLHQGPDRILGTYRGIHRIGGTILGLLVLGAVYLWSPTGLVLVAVLAVLMLGIEMFLVRNYGVAVIFITPMAILLGAAGGAHGTVEHLILSRMLETAVGVAVALIVLWGVGRHAHRRTLTWVDARARSVLHKLLTEIRTRHYATQANWSELSELRRDLDFELRGSAMAGIDAAHNEPEWATQRWAEHTDLHHLGSDVLHRLWFGTQVSRPHLEEWESRYLRLDSV
- a CDS encoding TetR/AcrR family transcriptional regulator; translation: MTGKRLGPQDRREQIIVSAAEVFENKSYADVSMTELAKAAGVGRPLLNHYFGSKRDLYLDVVRRFVFIPELAVERLPGSTSAEKRVDAVIDRWLDVAGRHRGMWMSTVMSDDLRRDPEMDQILQDADSVAAQRMMDALDLRPSGEDAAKVHAAIVAYGGLAKAASKQWLVTGLLEREQVHTLLVVSLLAIVRDVIPTLATDNGATTTSR
- a CDS encoding TetR/AcrR family transcriptional regulator, whose translation is MTDTETARSGPRRWRGLEPEDRRAARRAQLIEAGMQIMGTEGAAAATMRATCREAALTERYFYESFGSRDELLVAVLDEVVLGARDTILAALETAPVEPPLLIRHVVKAFTAYVTKDPRRGRIMFVESQAEPALWDRGRELMAEFTNPISFALEAMYGGEKRDAVNSELNSVGLFGALAFIYQAHTQSSKISRKRLVEHISLMIEAQARVNSTPAGKA